A single Sporosarcina sp. FSL W8-0480 DNA region contains:
- the yhfH gene encoding protein YhfH, with product MLENVIEFFKNLPPKTCITCGKEIEEQHECYSNKCDECNII from the coding sequence ATGCTGGAGAATGTCATTGAGTTTTTCAAAAACCTACCACCGAAAACCTGTATTACTTGTGGAAAAGAGATAGAGGAACAGCATGAATGCTATAGCAATAAATGCGACGAATGCAATATAATTTAG
- a CDS encoding lipoate--protein ligase: MFFVDNKGITDPRINLAIEEYVLKNMDVDKDPFLLFYINEPSIIIGKNQNTVEEINTEYVDANGIHVVRRLSGGGAVYHDLGNLNYSFITKDDGDSFRNFKKFTEPVVKALAEMGVKAELLGRNDILVEGRKVSGNAQFATHGRMFTHGTLMFNTEIERVVSALRVRKDKIESKGIKSIRSRVANISEFIEEPMTIEQFRMNILVSIFGGEENIQYRELTEQDWENIHALSAERYGNWNWNYGKSPKFNVQHSHRFPVGGIDVRLQVENGNIQDVNIYGDFFGVGEVQVVEDSLKNVQYDRESISNAIEGVDIPTILGGITKEEFVNLIY; encoded by the coding sequence GTGTTCTTCGTTGATAATAAAGGCATAACAGACCCACGTATCAACCTCGCGATCGAGGAGTATGTACTGAAAAACATGGATGTTGATAAAGACCCGTTTTTACTGTTCTATATTAACGAACCTTCAATCATCATCGGGAAAAATCAAAACACCGTCGAGGAAATCAATACAGAGTACGTCGATGCTAACGGCATTCATGTCGTCCGCCGACTATCCGGAGGCGGCGCTGTTTACCATGATTTAGGAAACCTTAATTACAGTTTCATTACGAAAGATGATGGAGATTCTTTCCGCAACTTCAAGAAGTTCACGGAGCCGGTTGTCAAGGCGTTGGCAGAAATGGGTGTAAAAGCGGAACTATTGGGCCGAAATGACATTCTTGTCGAAGGGCGTAAAGTTTCGGGCAACGCGCAATTTGCAACACATGGACGGATGTTCACTCATGGAACACTTATGTTCAACACTGAAATCGAGCGGGTCGTTTCGGCACTGCGTGTCAGGAAGGACAAGATCGAATCAAAAGGGATCAAGTCGATTCGTAGCCGTGTTGCGAACATCTCTGAGTTCATCGAAGAGCCGATGACAATCGAACAGTTCCGCATGAACATTTTGGTCTCGATTTTCGGTGGTGAAGAGAATATTCAATACAGGGAGTTGACTGAGCAGGATTGGGAAAATATCCATGCACTGTCAGCTGAGCGTTACGGAAACTGGAACTGGAATTATGGAAAATCGCCTAAATTCAACGTGCAACATTCCCACCGTTTCCCTGTTGGCGGCATCGATGTTCGCCTTCAAGTCGAAAATGGAAATATCCAAGACGTGAACATTTACGGCGACTTCTTCGGAGTAGGTGAAGTTCAGGTCGTTGAAGATAGTTTGAAAAATGTGCAATACGATCGTGAATCTATCAGCAATGCGATTGAAGGAGTCGACATTCCGACGATCCTTGGTGGAATTACGAAAGAAGAATTTGTTAACTTAATTTATTGA
- a CDS encoding response regulator transcription factor, with protein MANHRIFIVEDDKKISHLLAETLRKYQYDVAIVEDFDNVDTECLAFDPHLILLDINLPSYDGYYWCRQLRQHTRCPIIYISARSGDMDQVFALENGGDDFITKPFHYEIVLAKIRSHLRRAYGEYAPNQGERTVKQGALELFIERMELHLRDEAIPLQKKECVILELLMDASPKVVSRETLLEELWDDQSFVDENTLNVNMTRVRKKLSDYGVKSTIETVRGTGYRLLVAPEES; from the coding sequence ATGGCGAATCACCGTATTTTTATTGTGGAAGATGATAAGAAGATTTCGCATTTATTGGCGGAGACGCTTCGGAAGTATCAGTATGATGTGGCAATTGTGGAGGATTTTGATAATGTGGACACGGAGTGTTTGGCGTTTGATCCGCATTTGATTTTGCTTGATATAAATTTGCCTTCTTATGATGGGTATTATTGGTGCCGTCAGTTGAGGCAGCATACGCGATGCCCGATCATTTATATTTCAGCCCGCTCAGGGGATATGGATCAAGTTTTTGCGCTTGAGAATGGTGGGGATGATTTCATCACGAAACCTTTTCATTACGAGATCGTCCTTGCGAAGATCAGGAGCCATTTGAGGAGGGCGTACGGGGAGTATGCGCCGAATCAGGGGGAGCGGACTGTGAAACAAGGTGCGCTTGAGTTGTTCATCGAACGGATGGAGCTGCATTTACGCGACGAGGCGATTCCGCTTCAGAAGAAAGAATGTGTAATTCTTGAACTGCTAATGGATGCATCTCCGAAAGTGGTGTCGCGAGAGACGCTTCTTGAGGAATTATGGGATGATCAATCGTTTGTCGATGAAAATACATTGAATGTGAATATGACACGTGTGCGGAAGAAACTCTCTGATTATGGTGTCAAGTCAACTATTGAGACGGTACGTGGCACAGGCTATCGTCTTTTAGTGGCGCCGGAGGAATCATGA
- a CDS encoding glycerophosphodiester phosphodiesterase family protein — MKKIIGICIVLILLSACSFGADWDNPMPEDGFIIVGHRGASAYEPENTLPSFELAEKLDADYIELDVHLTKDGELIVMHDDEVDRTTESIGKIKDFTLTELKELNANQEKGEIVAVTGRDKDAYEIPTLREVFDEMENDIHYVIELKDTEQYVGIEKKLVDLMKEYELIEKDSKGHPKAVIHSFDKKALKEVHKLEPAIPLLQLISFDEDEEAEISKKELKDLLSYASGVGVSYEAITPSFVNKMHKEGLVVHAYTVNDAEVALRLKAMGVNGVHTNEPDLLDE; from the coding sequence ATGAAGAAAATAATCGGAATATGTATTGTGCTTATTCTTTTGTCGGCTTGCTCCTTTGGGGCAGATTGGGATAATCCCATGCCCGAAGACGGGTTCATCATAGTCGGCCATCGTGGCGCATCGGCTTATGAACCGGAAAATACGCTACCGTCATTCGAGCTTGCGGAAAAATTAGATGCTGATTACATAGAACTTGATGTTCATTTGACAAAAGACGGGGAACTGATCGTCATGCATGATGACGAAGTCGACCGGACGACGGAATCGATCGGTAAGATAAAGGACTTTACTCTAACGGAACTGAAAGAGTTGAACGCCAATCAAGAAAAGGGCGAAATAGTAGCAGTGACGGGTCGTGACAAGGATGCTTATGAAATTCCGACGTTGCGAGAAGTTTTCGATGAAATGGAGAATGATATCCATTATGTCATCGAATTGAAGGACACGGAACAATATGTTGGGATTGAAAAAAAGCTTGTCGATCTGATGAAGGAATATGAATTGATCGAGAAAGACAGTAAAGGGCATCCGAAGGCTGTCATCCATTCATTCGATAAAAAGGCGCTGAAGGAAGTGCATAAGTTAGAGCCGGCAATTCCATTGCTGCAATTGATTTCCTTCGATGAAGATGAGGAAGCTGAAATTTCGAAGAAGGAGTTGAAAGATCTGCTCTCCTATGCATCGGGCGTCGGTGTCAGTTATGAAGCGATCACGCCTTCATTTGTGAATAAAATGCATAAAGAAGGGCTTGTCGTGCATGCATATACAGTGAATGATGCGGAAGTGGCGTTGCGTCTAAAGGCGATGGGGGTTAATGGCGTTCATACGAATGAGCCGGATTTGTTGGATGAATAA
- a CDS encoding sensor histidine kinase, protein MRQIRLFLKEYLSWVIFEMFLISFIIILYWLDGFTGINTMIYSIIISMLLLGAFLGAKFITRRSYYNAIIRKPTKMEDALIRNVKTSEQKRSSDFMRDLYSLHQNEVQTLYASQHRQLNFINQWVHQMKTPISVINLLLQEDGELDKRSVREEVEKIQRGLDAVLVNARLGTFEEDMHIERVVLKSLIQQIVTDHKRLFITNGVFPVISIDERLVVATDPKWMKIVIGQFITNAVKYTFGEGKRVYLSAEHTKKGFELTIRDEGIGIPAADLKRVTRAFFTGENGRLTGESTGMGLYIADEVCGKLGHPMAIESEVGKGTTVKLLFTNGEMGEADDREHNFSTEADNENL, encoded by the coding sequence ATGAGGCAGATCCGTTTATTCCTAAAAGAATATTTGTCATGGGTCATCTTCGAAATGTTCCTCATATCGTTCATAATCATTTTGTATTGGTTGGATGGATTCACCGGCATCAATACGATGATCTATTCGATCATTATTAGCATGCTGTTGTTGGGGGCGTTTCTTGGAGCGAAATTCATCACAAGGAGATCGTATTACAATGCGATTATTCGAAAACCGACGAAGATGGAAGATGCGCTCATCCGGAATGTGAAAACGTCCGAACAGAAAAGGTCTTCGGATTTCATGCGTGATTTGTATAGTCTGCATCAGAATGAAGTGCAGACCCTTTATGCGTCACAGCATCGGCAGCTCAATTTTATAAATCAATGGGTGCATCAGATGAAGACGCCGATTTCTGTCATTAATTTGCTTCTTCAGGAAGACGGTGAGCTTGATAAACGAAGTGTCCGGGAAGAAGTGGAGAAAATCCAGCGGGGATTGGATGCTGTACTTGTGAACGCAAGGCTTGGGACGTTTGAAGAAGATATGCATATCGAACGGGTTGTTTTGAAGAGTCTTATCCAACAAATCGTGACGGATCATAAACGGTTGTTCATCACAAACGGAGTGTTTCCGGTTATATCAATTGATGAGAGATTGGTCGTTGCGACCGACCCGAAATGGATGAAAATCGTCATCGGCCAATTCATCACAAATGCTGTGAAGTACACATTCGGCGAGGGAAAGCGAGTGTATTTATCAGCAGAGCATACGAAAAAGGGATTTGAATTGACGATCCGTGACGAAGGAATAGGCATCCCGGCAGCTGATCTGAAGCGGGTGACGAGGGCGTTTTTTACAGGTGAGAACGGAAGGCTCACGGGTGAATCGACTGGGATGGGCCTTTATATTGCCGACGAAGTGTGCGGAAAACTTGGACACCCAATGGCGATTGAATCGGAAGTTGGAAAAGGAACGACGGTAAAGCTTTTGTTTACAAATGGAGAGATGGGTGAGGCGGATGACAGAGAGCACAATTTTAGCACTGAAGCAGATAACGAAAATCTATGA